The Streptomyces pactum genome contains a region encoding:
- a CDS encoding HAD family hydrolase, protein MGMQTGAHIVWDWNGTLFHDNDAIIGATNAAFAELGLASITLEQYRALYCVPVPKFYERLMGRLPTAAEWEVMDATFHRHYTEHRVRCGLTEGAAELLAGWRSAGRSQSILSMYGHDDLLPLVKGFGIETHFIRVDGRVGPSGGSKAEHMVRHLAELAFAGVDPARTVVIGDAADDAVAARQVGAGAVLYTGGSHSRASLEGVGVPVVDTLGEAVAEAERLAA, encoded by the coding sequence ATGGGGATGCAGACAGGGGCACACATCGTCTGGGACTGGAACGGGACGCTGTTCCACGACAATGACGCGATCATCGGGGCGACGAACGCCGCGTTCGCCGAGCTGGGACTGGCGTCGATCACGCTGGAGCAGTACCGGGCGCTGTACTGCGTGCCGGTGCCGAAGTTCTACGAGCGGCTGATGGGGCGGCTGCCGACCGCCGCCGAGTGGGAGGTCATGGACGCGACCTTCCACCGCCACTACACCGAGCACCGGGTGCGGTGCGGGCTCACCGAGGGCGCGGCGGAGCTGCTCGCCGGCTGGCGGTCGGCGGGGCGCAGTCAGTCGATTCTCAGCATGTACGGACATGACGACCTGTTGCCGCTGGTCAAGGGGTTCGGGATCGAGACGCACTTCATACGCGTCGACGGGCGGGTCGGACCGTCCGGGGGCAGCAAGGCCGAGCACATGGTGCGGCACCTCGCGGAGCTGGCGTTCGCCGGGGTGGATCCCGCTCGGACGGTGGTGATCGGGGACGCCGCGGACGACGCGGTGGCCGCACGGCAGGTGGGGGCGGGGGCGGTGCTGTACACCGGGGGGTCGCACAGCCGGGCCAGTCTGGAGGGGGTTGGGGTGCCCGTGGTGGACACGTTGGGTGAGGCCGTGGCGGAGGCGGAGCGGCTGGCGGCGTGA
- a CDS encoding NAD-glutamate dehydrogenase, whose translation MQTKLDEAKAELLERAARVAENSPVGGHLPTGTTTDEGTSDTPDTPGTPDHASVFAFLRRYYRHTAPEDLADRDPVDVFGAAVSHYRLAENRPQGTANVRVHTPTVEENGWTCSHSVVEVVTDDMPFLVDSVTNELTRQGRGIHVVVHPQVVVRRDLTGKLVEVLAGPPTDDLPHDAHVESWIHVEIDRETDRGDLKQITADLLRVLNDVRETVEDWGKMRDAAVRIAERLPTEPAPDDLPPRELEEARELLRWLADDHFTFLGYREYELRGDDSLAAVAGTGLGILRSDPHHAADESHPVSPSFERLPADARAKAREHRLLVLTKANSRATVHRPSYLDYIGVKKFDENGNVVGERRFLGLFSSAAYTESVRRVPVIRRKVEEVLERAGFSPHSHDGRDLLQILETYPRDELFQTPPDELQAIVTSVLYLQERRRLRLYLRQDEYGRYYSALVYLPRDRYTTGVRLRIIDILKEELGGTSVDFTAWNTESILSRLHFVVRVPQGTELPELSDADKDRIEARLVEAARSWADGFAEALTAEIGEERSAELLRHYGSAFPEGYKADHGPRSAVADLGHLERLDEDRTFALSLYEPVGAAPEERRFKIYQKGGQVSLSAVLPVLSRLGVEVTDERPYELRCPGRTTAWIYDFGLRMPKSVAGGADYLGDDARERVQDAFAATWTGQAENDGFNALVLSAGLTWRQAMVLRAYAKYLRQAGSTFSQDYMEDTLRNNVHTTRLLVSLFEARMAPERQRAGREIVDALLEEVDAALDQVASLDEDRILRSFLTVIKATLRTNFFQKTGDGKPHDYVSMKFDPQAIPDLPAPRPAFEIWVYSPRVEGVHLRFGKVARGGLRWSDRREDFRTEILGLVKAQMVKNTVIVPVGAKGGFVAKQLPDPSVDRDAWMAEGIASYRTFISALLDITDNMVAGEVVHPADVVRHDEDDTYLVVAADKGTAKFSDIANEVAESYNFWLGDAFASGGSAGYDHKGMGITARGAWESVKRHFRELGVDTQTQDFTVVGVGDMSGDVFGNGMLLSEHIRLVAAFDHRHIFLDPDPDAATSYAERRRLFELPRSSWEDYDTGLLSAGGGVFPRTAKSIPVNAHIREALGIESGITKMTPAELMKAILSAPVDLLWNGGIGTYVKAATESNGDVGDKANDAIRVDGKDLRVQVVGEGGNLGLTQLGRIEFALHGGRINTDAIDNSAGVDTSDHEVNIKILLNGLVKDGDMTVKQRNKLLAEMTDEVGALVLRNNYAQNTAIANALAQSKDMLHAQQRFMRHLVREGHLNRALEFLPTDRQIRERLGTGQGLTGPETAVLLAYTKITVAEELLRTSLPDDPYLKGLLHTYFPTALREQFLDRIDGHPLRREITTTVLVNDTVNTGGTTYLHRMREETGASLEEIVRAQTAARAIFRSSPVWDAVEALDTKVEADVQTRIRLHSRRLVERGTRWLLNNRPQPLELAETVEFFAERVEQVWAQLPKLLRGADAEWYQHIYDELTAAGVPDEPATRVAGFSSAFPTLDIVSVADRTGKEPLDVAEVYYDLADRLSVTQLMDRISDLPRNDRWQSMARAAIREDLYAAHASLTADILAAGDGTSTPEQRFKAWEQKNAAILGRARTTLEEIHNSESFDLSNLSVAMRTMRTLLRTHS comes from the coding sequence ATGCAGACCAAGCTGGACGAAGCCAAGGCCGAGCTGCTCGAAAGGGCTGCGCGGGTAGCTGAGAACAGCCCGGTCGGGGGGCACCTACCGACTGGGACGACGACGGACGAGGGCACGTCGGACACCCCGGACACCCCGGGCACCCCGGACCACGCATCCGTGTTCGCGTTCCTCCGGCGCTACTACCGGCACACCGCCCCGGAGGACCTGGCCGACCGCGACCCGGTCGACGTCTTCGGAGCAGCCGTCTCGCACTACCGGCTGGCCGAGAACCGCCCGCAGGGCACGGCGAACGTGCGGGTGCACACCCCGACGGTCGAGGAGAACGGCTGGACGTGCAGCCACTCCGTCGTCGAGGTGGTCACGGACGACATGCCCTTCCTCGTCGACTCCGTGACCAACGAGCTGACCCGGCAGGGCCGCGGCATCCACGTCGTCGTCCACCCGCAGGTCGTGGTGCGGCGCGACCTCACCGGCAAGCTCGTCGAGGTGCTCGCCGGTCCGCCCACCGACGACCTGCCGCACGACGCGCACGTCGAGTCCTGGATCCACGTCGAGATCGACCGCGAGACCGACCGCGGCGACCTGAAGCAGATCACCGCCGACCTGCTGCGCGTCCTGAACGACGTCCGCGAGACCGTCGAGGACTGGGGCAAGATGCGGGACGCGGCCGTCCGCATCGCCGAGCGGCTCCCGACGGAGCCCGCCCCCGACGACCTTCCCCCACGGGAGCTGGAGGAGGCCCGCGAGCTGCTGCGCTGGCTGGCCGACGACCACTTCACCTTCCTCGGCTACCGCGAGTACGAGCTGCGCGGCGACGACTCGCTCGCCGCCGTCGCCGGCACCGGCCTCGGCATCCTGCGCTCCGACCCGCACCACGCGGCCGACGAGAGCCACCCCGTCAGCCCGTCCTTCGAGCGGCTGCCCGCCGACGCCCGGGCCAAGGCCCGCGAGCACCGGCTGCTGGTGCTGACCAAGGCCAACAGCCGGGCCACCGTGCACCGGCCGTCGTACCTGGACTACATCGGCGTCAAGAAGTTCGACGAGAACGGCAACGTGGTCGGCGAGCGCCGCTTCCTCGGCCTGTTCTCCTCCGCCGCCTACACCGAGTCCGTCCGCCGCGTCCCGGTCATCCGGCGCAAGGTGGAGGAGGTGCTGGAGCGGGCCGGCTTCTCGCCCCACAGCCACGACGGCCGGGACCTGCTGCAGATCCTGGAGACGTACCCGCGCGACGAGCTGTTCCAGACCCCGCCGGACGAGCTGCAGGCCATCGTCACCTCCGTGCTCTACCTCCAGGAGCGGCGCCGTCTCCGGCTCTACCTGCGGCAGGACGAGTACGGGCGCTACTACTCGGCCCTCGTCTACCTCCCCCGCGACCGCTACACCACCGGTGTCCGGCTGCGGATCATCGACATCCTCAAGGAGGAGCTCGGCGGCACCAGCGTCGACTTCACGGCCTGGAACACCGAGTCGATCCTGTCCCGGCTGCACTTCGTGGTCCGCGTCCCGCAGGGCACCGAGCTGCCGGAGCTGTCCGACGCCGACAAGGACCGCATCGAGGCCCGCCTCGTGGAGGCCGCCCGTTCCTGGGCCGACGGGTTCGCCGAGGCGCTGACCGCCGAAATCGGCGAGGAGCGGTCCGCGGAGCTGCTGCGCCACTACGGCAGTGCCTTCCCCGAGGGCTACAAGGCCGACCACGGACCGCGCTCCGCGGTCGCCGACCTCGGTCACCTGGAGCGGCTCGACGAGGACCGGACGTTCGCGCTGAGCCTGTACGAGCCGGTCGGCGCCGCGCCCGAGGAGCGGCGTTTCAAGATCTACCAGAAGGGCGGCCAGGTCTCCCTGTCGGCCGTCCTGCCGGTGCTCAGCCGGCTCGGCGTCGAGGTCACCGACGAGCGCCCGTACGAACTGCGCTGCCCGGGCCGTACGACCGCCTGGATCTATGACTTCGGGCTGCGCATGCCCAAGTCGGTGGCCGGCGGCGCCGACTACCTCGGCGACGACGCGCGCGAGCGCGTCCAGGACGCCTTCGCCGCCACCTGGACCGGCCAGGCGGAGAACGACGGCTTCAACGCCCTCGTGCTCAGCGCCGGACTGACCTGGCGGCAGGCGATGGTGCTGCGCGCCTACGCCAAGTACCTGCGGCAGGCCGGTTCGACGTTCAGCCAGGACTACATGGAGGACACCCTCCGCAACAACGTCCACACCACGCGGCTGCTCGTCTCGCTCTTCGAGGCGCGGATGGCCCCGGAGCGCCAGCGTGCCGGGCGCGAGATCGTCGACGCCCTGCTCGAGGAGGTCGACGCGGCCCTCGACCAGGTCGCGAGCCTCGACGAGGACCGCATCCTGCGGTCCTTCCTCACCGTCATCAAGGCGACGCTGCGGACGAACTTCTTCCAGAAGACGGGCGACGGCAAGCCGCACGACTACGTCTCCATGAAGTTCGACCCGCAGGCCATCCCCGACCTGCCCGCCCCGCGCCCGGCGTTCGAGATCTGGGTGTACTCGCCGCGCGTCGAGGGCGTGCACCTGCGCTTCGGCAAGGTCGCGCGCGGTGGTCTGCGCTGGTCGGACCGCCGGGAGGACTTCCGCACCGAGATCCTCGGCCTGGTCAAGGCGCAGATGGTGAAGAACACCGTCATCGTGCCGGTCGGCGCCAAGGGCGGCTTCGTGGCCAAGCAACTGCCCGACCCGAGCGTGGACCGCGACGCCTGGATGGCCGAGGGCATCGCCAGCTACCGGACCTTCATCTCGGCGCTGCTGGACATCACCGACAACATGGTGGCCGGCGAGGTCGTGCACCCGGCGGACGTCGTCCGGCACGACGAGGACGACACCTACCTCGTCGTCGCCGCCGACAAGGGCACCGCGAAGTTCTCGGACATCGCCAACGAGGTCGCCGAGTCCTACAACTTCTGGCTCGGCGACGCCTTCGCCTCCGGCGGCTCGGCGGGCTACGACCACAAGGGCATGGGCATCACCGCCCGCGGCGCCTGGGAGTCCGTCAAGCGGCACTTCCGGGAGCTGGGCGTGGACACCCAGACCCAGGACTTCACGGTCGTCGGCGTCGGCGACATGTCCGGCGACGTGTTCGGCAACGGCATGCTGCTCAGCGAGCACATCCGCCTCGTCGCCGCCTTCGACCACCGGCACATCTTCCTCGACCCCGACCCGGACGCGGCCACCTCGTACGCCGAACGCCGCCGCCTGTTCGAGCTGCCGCGCTCGTCGTGGGAGGACTACGACACCGGGCTGCTCTCGGCCGGCGGCGGCGTCTTCCCGCGCACGGCCAAGTCGATCCCGGTCAACGCGCACATCCGCGAGGCCCTCGGCATCGAGTCCGGCATCACCAAGATGACCCCGGCCGAGCTGATGAAGGCGATCCTCTCGGCGCCGGTGGACCTGCTGTGGAACGGCGGCATCGGTACGTACGTCAAGGCGGCCACCGAGTCCAACGGAGACGTCGGCGACAAGGCCAACGACGCCATCCGCGTCGACGGCAAGGACCTGCGGGTCCAGGTCGTCGGTGAGGGCGGCAACCTGGGCCTGACCCAGCTCGGCCGGATCGAGTTCGCGCTGCACGGCGGCCGGATCAACACCGACGCCATCGACAACAGCGCGGGCGTGGACACCTCCGACCACGAGGTGAACATCAAGATCCTGCTCAACGGTCTCGTCAAGGACGGCGACATGACCGTCAAGCAGCGCAACAAGCTGCTCGCCGAGATGACCGACGAGGTCGGCGCGCTGGTCCTGCGCAACAACTACGCGCAGAACACGGCGATCGCCAACGCGCTGGCCCAGTCCAAGGACATGCTCCACGCCCAGCAGCGCTTCATGCGCCACCTGGTCAGGGAGGGCCACCTCAACCGGGCCCTGGAGTTCCTGCCCACCGACCGCCAGATCCGCGAGCGCCTCGGCACCGGGCAGGGCCTGACCGGCCCGGAGACCGCCGTGCTGCTGGCCTACACGAAGATCACGGTCGCCGAGGAGCTGCTGCGCACCTCGTTGCCCGACGACCCGTATCTCAAGGGTCTGCTGCACACGTACTTCCCGACGGCGCTGCGTGAGCAGTTCCTCGACCGGATCGACGGCCACCCGCTGCGCCGCGAGATCACGACGACCGTCCTGGTCAACGACACGGTCAACACGGGCGGTACGACGTACCTGCACCGGATGCGCGAGGAGACCGGCGCGTCGCTGGAGGAGATCGTGCGGGCGCAGACCGCGGCCCGGGCGATCTTCCGCTCCTCCCCGGTGTGGGACGCGGTGGAGGCCCTGGACACCAAGGTCGAGGCCGATGTGCAGACCCGCATCCGGCTGCACTCGCGCCGCCTGGTCGAGCGCGGCACGCGCTGGCTGCTCAACAACCGGCCGCAGCCGCTGGAGCTCGCCGAGACGGTGGAGTTCTTCGCCGAGCGCGTCGAGCAGGTCTGGGCGCAGTTGCCCAAGCTGCTGCGCGGCGCGGACGCGGAGTGGTACCAGCACATCTACGACGAGCTGACCGCCGCCGGTGTCCCGGACGAGCCTGCCACGCGGGTGGCGGGGTTCTCCTCGGCCTTCCCGACGCTGGACATCGTGTCGGTGGCCGACCGCACGGGCAAGGAGCCGCTGGACGTCGCCGAGGTGTACTACGACCTCGCCGACCGGTTGAGCGTCACCCAGCTCATGGACCGGATCAGCGACCTGCCCCGCAACGACCGCTGGCAGTCCATGGCCCGCGCGGCGATCCGCGAGGACCTGTACGCGGCGCACGCGTCGCTCACCGCCGACATCCTGGCGGCGGGCGACGGCACGTCGACGCCGGAGCAGCGGTTCAAGGCGTGGGAGCAGAAGAACGCGGCGATCCTCGGCCGTGCCCGCACCACGCTGGAGGAGATCCACAACTCGGAGTCCTTCGACCTGTCCAACCTGTCGGTGGCGATGCGGACGATGCGGACGCTGCTGCGCACGCATTCGTGA
- a CDS encoding glycosyltransferase family 2 protein, with product MSSTGTTSTPDVTVTVIVYNDAERLPRAVASALRQTHANIEIVISDDHSTDATPEVARELAARDPRVVYLRLPGNSGGCSAPRNRALEIARAPYLMFLDSDDELPERAVEVLLAAHRERDIDFAMGAVHRIRVDGGRRTTWMPHLVTERRTLDGIEADPRLFFEHLATSKMYARAFLDRHELRFPEGIHYEDQLFSAQAYCLAKTFTVVPEPVYRWYVAPYAACEAASISNQRHKLTNVRDRVHVQRLIDAFLAESGHVSLREDKDFKFLKHDFRMYAGDLPYRDDAWLASFADIVNPYLDTLAPGAYARLPRAERVVLQLVRDRRLSDARLAARGLGHDVAPRRTTPDPADGRVYWGEGVPHSERARRELDLTDLDLETRPFATAQLRHEITEIERGPGASLDLTVRTYDPALRLPIGPQRATLHLSPGRRHLTVPLRLCPVRPGVFEGRVRLDLAAARLPLQGFEGFRHPVLRLRHQGQTHTGLLLAPLSFPALTARVPYGAGALPHRVTAEPEGHHPGRLQIRWQPVGSTAALVRPAARRVATPRVKRAVRLAASLLR from the coding sequence ATGAGCAGCACGGGTACGACGAGCACCCCCGACGTCACCGTCACGGTCATCGTCTACAACGACGCCGAACGCCTCCCCCGCGCGGTCGCGTCCGCCTTGCGCCAGACCCACGCGAACATCGAGATCGTCATCAGCGACGACCACTCGACGGACGCGACCCCCGAAGTGGCCCGCGAACTCGCGGCGCGCGACCCCCGCGTCGTGTACCTCCGCCTGCCCGGGAACAGCGGCGGCTGCAGCGCCCCGCGCAACCGCGCCCTGGAGATCGCGCGGGCGCCGTACCTGATGTTCCTGGACAGCGACGACGAACTCCCCGAGCGCGCCGTCGAGGTCCTGCTCGCCGCCCACCGCGAACGCGACATCGACTTCGCGATGGGCGCGGTGCACCGGATACGCGTGGACGGCGGGCGCCGCACGACCTGGATGCCGCACCTGGTCACCGAGCGCCGCACCCTCGACGGCATCGAGGCCGACCCGCGGCTGTTCTTCGAACACCTGGCGACCAGCAAGATGTACGCCCGCGCCTTCCTCGACCGGCACGAACTGCGCTTCCCCGAGGGCATCCACTACGAGGACCAGCTCTTCTCGGCGCAGGCGTACTGCCTGGCCAAGACGTTCACCGTCGTCCCGGAGCCGGTCTACCGCTGGTACGTCGCCCCGTACGCCGCCTGCGAGGCGGCTTCCATATCCAACCAGCGGCACAAGCTGACCAACGTCCGCGACCGCGTCCACGTGCAGCGTCTCATCGACGCGTTCCTGGCCGAGAGCGGGCACGTGTCGTTGCGGGAGGACAAGGACTTCAAGTTCCTCAAGCACGACTTCCGCATGTACGCCGGTGACCTCCCGTACCGGGACGACGCGTGGCTCGCCTCCTTCGCGGACATCGTGAACCCGTACCTCGACACGCTCGCCCCCGGCGCCTACGCCCGGCTTCCGCGCGCCGAACGGGTCGTCCTCCAACTGGTCCGCGACCGCCGCCTGTCCGACGCCCGGCTCGCGGCCCGCGGCCTCGGCCACGACGTGGCCCCGCGCCGGACCACGCCGGACCCGGCGGACGGCCGCGTCTACTGGGGCGAGGGGGTCCCGCACTCCGAACGGGCCCGGCGCGAACTGGACCTGACGGACCTGGACCTGGAAACCCGCCCGTTCGCCACCGCCCAGCTCCGCCACGAGATCACGGAGATCGAACGGGGCCCCGGCGCGTCGCTCGACCTCACCGTCCGCACCTACGACCCCGCCCTGCGGCTCCCGATCGGCCCCCAGCGCGCCACCCTCCACCTCTCCCCGGGCCGCCGTCACCTCACGGTCCCCCTCCGCCTCTGCCCCGTCCGCCCCGGTGTCTTCGAGGGCCGCGTCCGCCTGGACCTCGCGGCGGCCCGCCTCCCCCTCCAGGGCTTCGAGGGCTTCCGCCACCCCGTACTCCGCCTGCGCCACCAGGGCCAGACCCACACGGGCCTCCTCCTGGCCCCCCTGTCCTTCCCGGCCCTGACCGCCCGCGTCCCCTACGGCGCGGGCGCCCTCCCCCACCGGGTCACGGCGGAACCGGAGGGCCACCACCCGGGCCGCCTGCAGATCCGCTGGCAGCCGGTGGGCAGTACGGCGGCACTGGTCCGCCCGGCAGCGCGCCGCGTGGCCACACCCCGGGTGAAGCGCGCGGTCCGCCTGGCGGCGAGCCTCCTCCGCTGA
- a CDS encoding CDP-glycerol glycerophosphotransferase family protein yields the protein MAETLSQTPELSVVVHGRNVQDHLPALLDSLAAHPLTGVEVIVAAIGDWARETAERHTPAFTVLPLPDGAGDAAARSAGAARASGRWLHFVHAKDGLPPGAPRTIAEHAAHLPDAVDVLLFDHVRSTWRAVGLPSPDGPRLARTGRADLALDGRPALLGLAPLLGNRAVRTGFWRTHERLLTTDDEPFAAYTALLLADRVACLPQPAYEDRRLRPQSLPPVTPEQRHALVERYETLLDLAAGRPGPHAVLYDLMVRDCLRTFARAGMPDDVARKFFHRASLAARRHRPDGHRRPGGLEGVRRSLLEEDACARYRALQAANRARRTVRSAVRTGRHRAGTRLRALQYRRALAEPVDPHLAVFSAYWARGVACNPAAIAAKLAELAPSVHPVWVVTAPGAALLPPGTDHVVPGTRRYWEVLARAKYLVNNVNFPDAVVKRPGAVHLQTHHGTPLKRMGLDQMPYPAAARGLDFQALLERVDKWDYSLSANSHSTRMWQRAYPSRHTSLDHGYPRNDVYYTVGAAEVRAVRERLGIAPGRRAVLYAPTHRDYETGWTPRLDLAALAGRLGEETVLLVRAHYFYETAAAPSSLLTGLRRTGRIIDVSSYDPVEELCLAADALVTDYSSIMFDYANLDRPIVIHADDWETYRTTRGVYFDLMAEAPGPVARDQAELTEILTTDAWRDERAAKARAAFRRRFCEYDDGRAAERVVRRVFLGEDERTLPPVLPLEERTPAPSPEEATAS from the coding sequence ATGGCCGAGACCCTGTCCCAGACGCCGGAACTCAGCGTCGTCGTCCACGGCCGCAACGTCCAGGACCACCTGCCCGCACTCCTGGACTCCCTGGCCGCCCACCCCCTGACCGGCGTCGAGGTGATCGTCGCCGCCATCGGGGACTGGGCACGGGAGACCGCCGAGCGGCACACCCCCGCGTTCACCGTGCTGCCCCTGCCGGACGGGGCCGGCGACGCGGCGGCCCGTTCGGCGGGGGCGGCGCGGGCCTCGGGCCGGTGGCTGCACTTCGTCCACGCCAAGGACGGGCTGCCCCCGGGCGCCCCGCGCACGATCGCCGAGCACGCCGCGCACCTCCCCGACGCCGTGGACGTCCTGCTCTTCGACCACGTCCGCAGCACCTGGCGAGCCGTTGGCCTGCCCTCCCCGGACGGCCCCCGCCTCGCCCGCACCGGCCGCGCCGACCTCGCCCTCGACGGCCGTCCGGCGCTGCTCGGACTGGCCCCGCTGCTCGGCAACCGTGCCGTGCGGACCGGCTTCTGGCGGACCCACGAGCGCCTCCTCACCACCGACGACGAGCCCTTCGCCGCGTACACCGCCCTGCTGCTCGCCGACCGCGTCGCCTGCCTGCCCCAGCCGGCGTACGAGGACCGCCGGCTGCGGCCGCAGAGCCTGCCGCCGGTCACGCCGGAGCAGCGCCACGCCCTGGTCGAGCGCTACGAGACGCTCCTCGACCTGGCCGCCGGCCGCCCGGGCCCCCACGCCGTCCTGTACGACCTGATGGTCCGCGACTGCCTGCGCACCTTCGCCCGCGCCGGGATGCCGGACGACGTGGCGCGGAAGTTCTTCCACCGTGCCTCCCTGGCCGCCCGGCGCCACCGCCCCGACGGCCACCGGCGCCCGGGCGGCCTCGAAGGCGTACGCCGGTCGCTGCTGGAGGAGGACGCCTGCGCCAGGTACCGCGCCCTCCAGGCCGCCAACCGCGCGCGCCGCACGGTGCGGTCGGCGGTGCGCACCGGCAGGCACCGGGCCGGGACGCGGCTGCGCGCCCTCCAGTACCGTCGGGCACTCGCCGAGCCGGTCGACCCGCACCTCGCCGTCTTCTCGGCGTACTGGGCCCGCGGCGTGGCCTGCAACCCGGCCGCCATCGCCGCCAAGCTCGCCGAACTCGCGCCGAGCGTCCACCCGGTGTGGGTGGTCACCGCGCCGGGCGCGGCCCTGCTGCCGCCCGGCACCGACCACGTCGTCCCGGGCACCCGCCGCTACTGGGAGGTGCTGGCGCGCGCCAAGTACCTCGTCAACAACGTCAACTTCCCGGACGCGGTGGTCAAACGCCCCGGCGCCGTCCACCTCCAGACCCATCACGGCACCCCGCTCAAGCGCATGGGCCTGGACCAGATGCCGTACCCCGCCGCCGCCCGGGGCCTGGACTTCCAGGCCCTGCTGGAGCGCGTAGACAAGTGGGACTACAGCCTCAGTGCCAACAGCCACTCCACCCGCATGTGGCAGCGGGCGTACCCGTCCCGCCACACCTCCCTCGACCACGGCTATCCGCGCAACGACGTCTACTACACCGTCGGCGCCGCCGAGGTCCGCGCGGTCCGCGAACGCCTCGGCATCGCGCCCGGCCGCAGGGCGGTCCTGTACGCCCCCACCCACCGCGACTACGAGACCGGCTGGACCCCGCGCCTCGACCTCGCCGCCCTCGCCGGCCGGCTCGGCGAGGAAACGGTCCTGCTGGTGCGCGCCCACTACTTCTACGAGACCGCGGCCGCCCCCTCCTCCCTCCTGACCGGCCTGCGCCGCACCGGCCGGATCATCGACGTCTCCTCCTACGACCCCGTCGAGGAGCTGTGCCTGGCCGCCGACGCGCTGGTCACGGACTACTCGTCGATCATGTTCGACTACGCCAACCTCGACCGCCCGATCGTGATCCACGCCGACGACTGGGAGACGTACCGCACCACCCGGGGCGTCTACTTCGACCTGATGGCCGAGGCGCCGGGCCCGGTCGCCCGCGACCAGGCGGAACTGACGGAGATCCTCACCACCGACGCCTGGCGCGACGAACGCGCGGCGAAGGCGCGGGCCGCCTTCCGGCGCCGGTTCTGCGAGTACGACGACGGCCGCGCCGCCGAGCGCGTCGTACGCCGGGTCTTCCTCGGCGAGGACGAACGGACACTGCCGCCCGTACTGCCCCTCGAGGAGCGCACCCCGGCCCCGAGCCCCGAGGAGGCGACCGCGTCATGA
- a CDS encoding ABC transporter ATP-binding protein: MEQADERVPTVIADGVDIVYRVNGTGAGRGSATAALNRIVRRRKAEKAAGVRRVHAVKNVSFVAYRGEAIGLIGTNGSGKSTLLKAVAGLLPVESGRIYTDGQPSLLGVNAALMSDLTGERNVYLGGLAMGMSRAQIKERYQDIVDFSGINDKGDFITLPMRTYSSGMAARLRFSIAAAKDHDVLLVDEALATGDRSFQKRSEERIRELRRHAGTVFLVSHSNKSIRDTCDRVLWLERGELRMDGPTEEVLKEYEKFTGGPDKAAKPKTAPKPAPKPAPTATTAA, encoded by the coding sequence ATGGAGCAGGCGGACGAACGCGTCCCCACCGTCATCGCCGACGGCGTCGACATCGTCTACCGGGTCAACGGCACCGGCGCCGGCCGCGGCTCCGCGACCGCCGCCCTCAACCGCATCGTGCGCCGCCGCAAGGCCGAGAAGGCGGCGGGGGTACGCCGGGTGCACGCCGTGAAGAACGTGTCCTTCGTGGCCTACCGGGGCGAGGCGATCGGGCTGATCGGCACCAACGGCTCCGGCAAGTCGACGCTGCTCAAGGCGGTCGCCGGCCTGCTCCCGGTGGAGAGCGGACGCATCTACACGGACGGCCAGCCGTCCCTCCTCGGCGTCAACGCGGCCCTGATGAGCGACCTCACCGGCGAGCGCAACGTCTACCTCGGCGGCCTTGCGATGGGCATGTCCCGCGCGCAGATCAAGGAGCGCTACCAGGACATCGTCGACTTCTCCGGGATCAACGACAAGGGCGACTTCATCACGCTGCCGATGCGCACGTACTCCTCCGGCATGGCGGCCCGGCTGCGCTTCTCCATCGCCGCCGCCAAGGACCACGACGTCCTCCTCGTCGACGAGGCCCTGGCCACCGGCGACCGCTCCTTCCAGAAGCGCTCCGAGGAACGCATCCGGGAGCTGCGCAGGCACGCCGGCACCGTGTTCCTGGTCAGCCACAGCAACAAGTCCATCCGCGACACCTGCGACCGGGTGCTGTGGCTGGAACGCGGCGAGCTGCGCATGGACGGGCCGACGGAGGAGGTCCTGAAGGAGTACGAGAAGTTCACCGGCGGCCCGGACAAGGCGGCCAAGCCCAAGACCGCGCCCAAGCCCGCACCCAAACCCGCACCCACGGCCACGACGGCCGCCTGA